A window of Zonotrichia leucophrys gambelii isolate GWCS_2022_RI chromosome 6, RI_Zleu_2.0, whole genome shotgun sequence genomic DNA:
agctggagagcagccccgtggaaagggacctgggggccCTGGTCAGTGGGAAGTTGACCATGAGCCAGCAGGAATCTgtgtcagaggaggtttaggctggatgtTGGGAAGAGgattttcacccagagggtggccaggcactggaacagaggagtggtcacagcaccaagcctgccaGAGTTCAATAcgtgtttggacaatgctctcaggcacacggtgtgattcttggggctgtcctgtgcagggccaggagctggactcgatgatcttcagaggtcccttccagctgaggatattctatgattctattacATCATGCTTCAGGAGAGAAAAACCCCtttacacattttaaattattgttcCTGTAGAACTTACAATCTTTCTTTAAAGTCTAGTTCACACAACATTACTGCATTATTGGACATGTCACTGAATTAAATATGACTACAGAATTCAATTACCATCAATGGGATCATGAAATACGTTATTTTCATCTGCAAAACTTCTGGTGCCTGAAATATTCCCATAATCAAATATTGGTCCTTCCAACAGGGTCACGATATCTATTCGATTAATTTTTGTCAATACAGAAGTTAAGgcatcagctgaaaaaaaaaaaagcaaaacacatcaGAAAAAGGTTCAGCATTGCAGAACTGTGTGATCATTTTTCTCAATTACATTCAAACTGCATTACTTACAAATTACTGTCATGTCCCAATGCCTTTGGTTCTAGCAAAGCCCAGCATTTGCCTGAGCAGTCATTCAGCTGCCTACTTATTCAACATACACATCTATTATGAGTCTACACTTTCTCCAAGTATAATTACATTACAACACAAAAGGCACAAAGAATAAGGTCAGATAGTTCTTAAAGAACATATTTACTTACTACTGacacaaaatattcttttactGGAGTGTAAAGGGAGAGTAAAAATCCTTTTACCATTCTGTTTTGAGGCAGAATATGCAGTCATGTAGGTAATAATGCATATAAGGCTATTCATGCAGTACATCATGAAATCTCATTTACAGTAATCCTGTTGTGAGAGCACAGTAATACTGGAAATCACTTCTACAGTGAAAGAGATCAAAGGAGACTCAAATGGTGTGTAGGAGTTGGTGGATCAGAGAAGGGTAACGAACACCATTCACACCTCACAAAAATCAACCCCTCTCTTTCAATTTGAGCAATTCAAGTGAAATGTACAGATGATAAACTCATAATCATCAGCACAGAATCAGCGTCTCCATCACTCCTCATAGGAGGAGTTTAGTCTTTTCCTATGACCTGCAAATTAGTGAGACTACCTAAACTTTCCAGGCAGTCATTTCCATGTTCTACATTCCTTGCTATTGGAAAGTTTTGCCTTTTATTGTCTTTACTGGAGCTCAAGTTCATTACCTGTTCTATCAGTTATGGATGTGGAGAACAGATCATTTCCTTCTGCATATATAGTGAATAAATATGACATATTTCTGACTCCTGGTAAAAATGCACCTGAAACTTCTTTTTTCATTGATGGTTTGTGAAGGACATTCATAATGTTTTCTTCAACTTGGCAACAACTGAAATGGGCTATAACTTATAAACAACAAAAGTAACTACTTGAACTTACTTGTAGCATTTTTCCCATCTCTGGTAAcccatttttttaataacatgaAGCTTTGAGCAATAAGAGAATTCGGGTTTTCTACTCGGATTTGATTTATTTCATCCACAGAAAAATTCAGTTCTCTTGCCAGTTctataaagacaaaaaaagcaagcgagaaaagaaaacaaacccaaaaacaccaaagaaagcaaaaatcccTCAATTGTGTTGTCAAGCTTAAAAAAACTAACTTTCATAAAAACTAACATAGGTCACAGAGACATCAACAAAACTCCCTGACACAAACTTTACAGATAACAATGAACATGGCATTATATCCCCATACTTCCTAAGCCTCTCAGCTCCTTGGGAGAACATCCCGACAGGAAAGCCATTCAGctattttctctttgatttaCCGAAAGATCAAGGAATAATTTCCTATTAGGCATCTTTGCCCAGCAACACATTGCACATTTTGGGAAGCTGTGAATTTGGCAGAGCCTGATGCAGTCTTGCTGCGTCTTTTGGTAAAAGAATACCTAAACACATGCAATAGCAAAGACAGATTTCAATATCAAAGCAGAAAAGCTTACCTGTCCAGCTAAGTCCTAGGTGATCAGCTACAATTGCCATCCTTATATCTGTCCGTTCACATGGACTCTGTGGACCTGTGATTTACAATTTCTCAATTAAAAAGGTTTTGCACAGAAAACCACAATACCGGATAATagtttataataaataatagcTTTAATTGACTAAGTTGACAGTGCTTATATTGTTTACTAGAATGGTTGTGTGACCTAATAAcctacaaaacaaaattttttcaCAACTTTTAGATTTTCACCTGTGTAAAGCCAAAATGTAAAACTACATGATGTCGTGTAATGAAACCAAACATGCTGACAATCTATCTGTTAGACTGTAGACAAGTTGTTGAATTACTGGTGAAAACCACCAAGGCCAGATTATTGTCTATTTTCTCTACTTTGACAGAACAAATATACTGTCACAAAAGACATCTTTCAATTTCTGAGTTACATCAATTTCTGAGTTACATGAATGTAGCTTTGGCATGCTTCACTAGCTTTCTACAGTACAGAATTTgtttgaaggaagaaaaaagagaataagaCAGCACATACAGATGACAATGACAGAATGAAAACTACAGTTAAGTCACTCCACAGGCAATCACAACAGTTCATGCACTAGGATCAACAAGTTGAAAGTTTTACAAACTAGGCTTGATCTCCACGAGGTGAGCCATGAGAGCTCCAGAAACCTGACTGCCTTCATTCTCACCAGTCCTCTtactcctcctcctctcacTGTCGGCCTTTTCACTCTTTGATTTTATAGATGCTGCCTCTGTTCTCATGTCTCTAGCAGACTTCGGTGTAATGGAAGGCAGGTAAACTTGAGTAGCTTCTGATAAGGATGTGTTCCTTGATGTACTGTCTTCTTCATCATCAGAGACCTCTGACTGcatctttttctcttcatcaGAAAGACGATCCACAAGCTTTAATGTCTCACCACTAATTCCCTTAAAATATTCAATAGAATGTTTACATACCTCCCTaagctgatttttctttactttaaCTGTTGTCATGGTGACGGAGGTAGATCTTACCTTTACTGGTAATTTAGAAGgaagttgttttggtttttctttctctacctGCTCTTGttttggcagggctggagtTCTTCTAGCTACATTACTCCTATGTGTGTTTTTTACAGGAATCCTAGACCTTGCTTCTAGACAGGGagaagaattattttgttttgctttgtcgGGCTTACTAGCCTCTTTCGCTTTACTCCCTGTATTGCTTTGGAGATTATTTTGGGAAAAGACTTGTTTTACTGAGCTGGCCTTTACAGGAAGCTTTGATTTTCCTCTAGCTCCTACCAACTCTGTTGACTTTTGCTGCTCTCCGTGTGGCTTTTGCTTATCTCTTACTCTGTGTCCTTGTGTTGTCCCTGTACCTTTTCCTGAAGTGCTTTTCGCTTGATTAGCTTTCTGGAGGGAACATTTCGGTTCCAAATGTTCTTTTAGCACTACATTACAGGGAATATCATCTGTAGGGACAGCAGATGAATCCaaattgttgttgttattaaaattatcttttggaaaatcagtgttttctgtttgcCTACAGCTCGTCTGGCTAGAAGCTGAACTCGCAATCACTTCTACAGTTTCATTTTCTAATCCCTCACCACTTGGCATCACAGCTTCTATCTTATCTGTCACTTCTCCAGGGCCATCTTTCTTCAGAGTCATGGTGGaagcagaaattcccattttaattGGTGTGCGCAATTTGGGATCAACTTTGGAAGCGTTTACTGCTGCCGATGATTTCTCCAGGGAGTTACTACCAAGTGTTTGTTCCATGCAATCTCCACTGGCCTGGATGCCGGGCTTATTTTCAACTGCTGTTGTTTCTACTGGTCTCTCTAGGGTTGTTTCTACagtgctgtcccctgcctgtggctgtgtgATGGCAGTGACTGTACTTTTATCCCCTTCCCCCTTGTCCCCTGACTTCCCTTCAGAAGTATGCTCACCAATCTGAAAAAATTGGAGTCTTTCTTCAACAAAATCCCTCTTGCTCATGTCAATTGCACCACTGCGAGTCATCTCAAACATCTTCCCCTCATGAAATGGGAAGGGGTTGGGCTCGCTAGTTGGCGTACTCTCATCTGTTGGAGTTCTGGCTGGTGTGGTGTCAGGTGTTGTTGCTTGAGATCTGTCTTCCACTGCCAGACCAAATGGCTTAGCCTCATCCTCCCTCGATTTAGTCTCAAACACTTCATCGTCACCTCGGTTATTCGACCACGGGTCAAAATCTAGACTCTTGGTGGCCACAGTTTTGAAGGGTGTCGCGAATTCTTCGTCTACTTTGTAACTGAAATACGAGTCAGGAAATACAGTCCTGTCAGGGTGTCTGccttccaaagagaaaaactgtGCCCCTGACTTCTTATCGCTCTTATCTCCAGCTTTGTCAGAAGATGGACCTTTGGAAGGTGTCTTGTCTTCTTCAGGGCCTACCTTGCCTTCCTCCTCAATGACTTCAAGCTTACTCTGGCTAAAGCAGCGATCAGTCTGCTTTAGAATGCCTTCTGTAGTCCATACGTCCTTTTTGGTTTCAACTGCCGGACCTGCAAGTTTAGAATCACTCTCAGTTAAACCATCATCTTCATCTTGCAAATCATAACCGTCCAGAGAGTCAATCTCTGTCGCATCGGTATCATGGGAGAATTCTGCAGTGGTTGCTATGGAACACTCTGTGACAGACTGGTCATTGTTACTCCCATTTTGCACTACATCATTCTGGGGTGAATCAACCCCATTGTCAAACTCATTGGGTTTCCCAGAAGTGGGATGTCCTAACTCTTTCTGTTTCTCAATCTTTTCAGGGGCTTTGGGTTTTGAGGTCTCTTTGTGGTCATCTTCCAGCTCTTTCAGTTTGAACGTATACTTTTTAAGCGGAACGGGCTGATAGAGGGATTCATCATCACTGGAGTCACTGACATCTGCTCCCGGTGGCACAGGAGAAGGTGGCTGCACTCTGATGACAGGTTCAGCCAGCTGGCACTTGTCGTGTTCATCTTGCAAGTTCACTTCAGTCATCTCCATCTCACTCTCAGTGGAATAATGAGGCTTCTTTTCTGATTCACCTTGATCTGCATCCAgtggtggaggaggagggaattCAATATAGGCAACTCTGTTACCTTTGGGTCTTTTGTTAGAGTCCTTATTTATGAGATTAGGTAATGTTTTGTCAATCTGTGGTTCCTCAACCTCTGCCTGTTTCACAGATGTTGTCTTAgcctctgcttcctcctctgaCTCCTCAGACACCTCAGGAATAGGGCTGGGCTTGCCTGGGATATAAGCTATTAGTGAGTCAGGTGTTTTAGATGTAAACTCGTAACTCACTTCCTCTGAACTCGGTGTTTCTGGTGTTAAAGGGCTTTTACCAGAGCTGTCTATAAAGGACACTTGTTCTAGCGTGTCATCCTCTGGACTACCTTGTGGAGAAGGAGGCTGTTTCTGCTGCCTAGCTGTGTAAAATGTCCCCCTCGTCTCTTGTACTGTCTTACTTTCCTGActgacaatttttttaatactacCTTGTTGCACCTCTTTCTCATATTGCTTTCCTACTTGAACAAAACTGACATAAACAGGTAAAgtcttaatttcttttactCCCTCAGTGCTCACTAGCGGTGCAACTTTATTCAAGTAATCACTGGCACCGGGGTCAGCTATGTCACTTGAAGGAAATTCCTTTCCTGGGCTACATTCTAAAGAATCTGGTGATTTGCTAGGGGATAGCTCTGTTTCCTCAGCAGGAGGACTTAGACCTATTGAGCTCTGCTGCTTGGTAACCTTTCTGATTTCTGAATGCTTTACTTTTTCATCTTCCACATAATCAATCTGCCTTTCAACTTTCTCCTGAATCACAGCTGATTGGGATACTTTAGCTGAAAGTTCATAGACACCATCAAGCATGGCTCTCTTCTCCTCAACAATTCTGACTGGGATATGGGACACAgcaatttcttctttccttttggaTACTTTATCAGCCACTTCACCATTACGTTCCCCCTCCCTGACAACAAATTCTCTGTATAAAACCCTTTTTGAGGGGGATTTTACAGTCAGTTCCTTCACTTCTTCCGAATGGATTCCATTTGAGGCCACTTTGTGCTCTGTCACAGTGATAAATTCACTTTTTTGGTCAGTTTTAGATTCAGCATGATCAACATGGTTTTCTTTTACTGTATCTGGAACCAGCACATGTgaaagcttttccttctgcGTTTTATGGTTAGAAGTTCCAGGACTTTCCCACGTCCTATAGATTTTTTTGTCCCAGTGTCCCTTCGCCGTTGAGTCTGAGCCATACACCAGGTCTTTTGCCCGTGGTTCTGAAATGCATTCTGCCACGCCTTTCCTCATCTCAGTTCTTTGTGTGTCTGAAGCACGAGAGTCTTCCACAGCTTTCCCTTTACCTGGAACAAGGTCTTCCTGTATTTTCACCTCTTTCTGTAAAGCTGTGCTCCCATCAATGACCTCTATTTGCTTTGCGTGCTTCTCTCTTGAATAGGACTGATACACTGGTAACTTACtttcttgcaatttttttaCTGGAATTTTGGACTGACCATCcagctttttctcttcttgagTTACGTCCTTACTTCTGGGACTTATACCTTGCTCAAATTTAAGCCTAATGGAACTGAGCTTTGATTGCTTCAGCTGAAATCCAGTCTCAGGCACTCCAGTCTGCTGAGCGCTTCCTTTGTGTTCCATAGTTCGTTTAGAGTCCTCTGCAGGTTGCACATATATCCTTTTTTCAGGACTGCTGGGCAAACTGGATGCTTTCCTTTCATCCACCTTGGGAAAGCACTTCCCATCGTGTGCATACTGCTTCACCTTACTCCAATCATCCCCAGATGATGGCAATTCAGAGAGCAGAACCTTctcggggctgctgctggcagagctctggctaGAATGTATTTCCTTGCCATTTTTtttatgctgctttttctctggAGACTGTAGCTCATCATTCAACTTCTCTGTTTTATCCCGAAAAAACTGGGATACTTCAGTcagtttttcttctgcctctttAACAGTCCTGTCCACCCTGTCTTCATATATCAACTTTTCTCTACCTCTGTCTAATCTGTCCTCAGTAAAGCGCATCCACATTGCATGTTTGTGACTACTAACATCTCCAGTGTAGTGTAACACTGTCACTTTATCATAATGATCCTCCTTAGACATTTTACCTACACCATTTTCAGATACATCTTTATAGATTTTGGAGATAATCTCTTTTTTGGGGGCAGTAGCTACTTTTTCTCTGCATCGTTTATCAGTCCCCTGTAACTCTACACTAAGGGGTAGAGCATGGTCAGTAACTGACTCCTCAGTATCAGAATGAGACACATCTAGCTTTTCTGAAAGAAGCATTTTCTCAGCAAACCTGTAAGACTCCCCTCTTAGTTCTGACAACTCATCATCATGGTATTCTACTGAGTGCTGACTCAAAAGCTTCAGTGTTTTGTAAGAGTCATCAGACATGAGTTGAGCAGAACTAGGGCGACTGTCTTCTTCCTGGGACACGGGAGTGTTAACTCTAGAGGATTCCAGATAAGAAGGAAGTGACTCTTCGGCCGTGAGCTCCTCTTCTTCTTGCTGACCTTGTTCGTCTGAACAAGGAAAAGCATCATGTTTTTCCAACTCTTTTAAGTTAATATCTCCCCGAGGTAAGTCTTTCTGATATAcatacatttctttttctggatgcttttttgtttctctaatAATGACTTCAGTAGGTTCAGCCTGATTACCTTGTTCAATATGGACCTCTATTATTCGCTCCAGTTTGGGTTTCATTTTGCTGTCCTTCTCTGCATGTTGTGGTGAAGTTTCAGCAGACTTGCTAACATCGGGCGTTACTGATGATTTATGTTCAAACAGACCTGCCAGTTCTTTGGAAGGGTCACGTCCAGACTGAAAGGCTTTCATTATGTCATGAACAGACATTGTTTCCTCAATTCTTTCAGAGGTGCTTTCTGTGCACGGAGGTTTATGATAAACCATCCTAGTTGTTGTAGTGATATGAGTTTCTTCTTTTACTCGGACACCTTTACCAAGGACGCACTTATGGTCGTCCTCTTCACTGCCACTGGCTTTCATTTGAAAAGCTTTAACCTTCTCTTTAATGGACCCAGAAGGTTTTTGCTCCAGCTCCATAAATGTAGGGGAAGGTTTTGAAGCTGGTAGCTCCTCTGCCTTCTGCTCTGGAATATCTTCCGAAGATGGTTCGTAGCTGCGGATGACGTGAACTACTTCAGTTCTTGTTTCTGTAATGACAGGAGGGATGGGCACATCATGGAAAAGTGGTTTTGGCCCTGTGCTTTCAGCACTTTGTGGGGCAGAAGGTGTCTTTTCGCTCCTCGTTTCAAAGCCACTGTCAGACAAGGGACTTTTATCTTGATCATGTTGAGAAAAGTCATCTGGAGACTCCAAAATAGTGTCTGTTCCAAAAAAGGAGTCTGCAATTTTACATAACTCCTTTTCCGATGTTGAAGGCCTCATGGAGGCTGGAGGCATTTTAAGTTTATGTTCCTGCAAAGCGATGGCTGGTTTTAAAATGCGCTTTTGTCTCTCTtcaccttcttttttcccctcttcaaaCTTGTACTTTATGTTTGTTAATGAACTGCTACCGATATCATTCGCTAAGTAATCAATAACTTTTGACAAGCTATAATCCTTTTCCGACAtggttttagttttaatttGGACCTTCTCTGGAACAGATATAGGAGGGCTTGTCAAAGCTTGCTGTCTCGCTTCATCAATCTCCTCTGTACTGAACTCTACCCAGTCATCCTCAGACAGGTGTCCTTGATCACTTTTGGGTACTTTAGCCGACCCTTTACTTTCTAAACACACATCCTTTTTCAGAATCTCACTAACTTTTACTAAGTcctcttttactttctcaacAATTTTAAAGGGCTCTTCATCATCAATTCTACCCTCTTTTGGTATGTCAGGTTGGAACGGCTTGTCCTCTGCGACATCTGTCTGCAATATCGCAGTCATTCTTATCAGATCCTCTTTCATTTCAGCAACATCTTTCAGTATCTCCTGACTGGAGGATAAGGAAGATGGTGTGGACAGTTTGAGAGCAGAGGGTGCTAAAAACAAGGATGATTTTATTGGAGATGAAGTTCGAGTAAAGGTAGGCTGCGTGCGCGCCTCTGTAGTCAATGTTTTAATAGGTGACAGTAATGCAGCGGCTGATTTTGTAAGCGAAGACGACTCTGGGAGCTTCTTTAATGCTGGTTCAGACAAAACATTGACTACAGAATATACTGGCACTGTTATTGTTGATGAAGTTACTGATGAGGTAGTTGCAGATATTGACCCAAGGGCTGTGTACAAAGCACCTGCAGGAGGAGTTCTCATTGACTGGAAAGCTGATGGTGCTGAAGACACAAATGACCTGAGTGGAGAAAATGACATTGTTGTAGCTGTTGAAAACACTCTCTCAGCCGTGTCAGCAACTGCGTTAGCAGCACAAGTTGCAGaatgtgcagctgcagagatctTGTCTTGAAAAACACCTGCAGCTTTGGATCCATTTATTAAGTTGGCAGAGGATGGGTATTTCAGAGGTGACACAGACCCATTGAGCAATGGTACATCTGTGTGCCCAGCTACATGTTTTGCTGGCGACGAGAGAGACGAGGCCATCATGACTTTAGTGGATGAAACAGCATCAACTGCTGACTTAGCAGGTGACACCACTGACTTTAGAGGGGACGATAAAAGTGAGGATGCTGATGTGATGACCGATTTAAGCGGCAAGCTCGAAGAGTACATGTTAATGTTGGATTTGGGGGATGCTGGAGGCGTCATGGTTATGGATGATCTCTCCAAGAGAGATCCTGCTGTAGTCACTGGAGATGTCCGAGAGGGGAATGTGGTAGTGGAGGCCAGCCCTTTGAGACTGGCAGCTTCTGTGACTGCGGGAGCTCTGATGAAAGAGCCTGAAGTGACCTGCATGTTGTAGGGAGGCTGCGAGACCACAGTTTTTATTGGCGAAGAGATTGTCCGAAACGATCTAATCGGAGATGCTACATCACTAACAGATTTAACTGAAGACGTGGTAGAAGCTCCTAACGTGGATTTGATTGGAGAAGTAGAAGAAACAGACCATATTGATTTTAATGGGGAAGCTGTAGGAGTGTTAGAGGAAGAGCTTGATAAGGAAGTGAAGCCTGATTTGGTTTGCCCAGGCACTGTAATTGGAGCTGTTGTCCATGACTGATATGGCCGTGTTGAAAAGAATGGCTTGTATGAGTAAGTAGCAGGTAGGGATCTTGTTGCTCCTGCACTCCGTTCAACTGTTTCTTAAATtgttaaattaaaatcaaacataaaaatcaacaaaaatgGTTGAAAAACAGAGAGACCAGAGAAGAAAATTGGTCAGTAAACGTTGTAATATTACAAAAAGC
This region includes:
- the ANK3 gene encoding ankyrin-3 isoform X21 yields the protein MAHAASQLKKNRDLEINAEEETEKKRKHRKRSRDRKKKSDTNASYLRAARAGNLEKALDYLKNGVDINISNQNGLNALHLASKEGHVEVVSELIQRGASVDAATKKGNTALHIASLAGQAEVVKVLVTNRANVNAQSQNGFTPLYMAAQENHLEVVKFLLDNGASQSLATEDGFTPLAVALQQGHDQVVSLLLENDTKGKVRLPALHIAARKDDTKAAALLLQNDHNADVESKMMVNRTTESGFTPLHIAAHYGNINVATLLLNRGAAVDFTARNDITPLHVASKRGNANMVKLLLDRGAKIDAKTRDGLTPLHCGARSGHEQVVEMLLDRGAPILSKTKNGLSPLHMATQGDHLNCVQLLIQHNVPVDDVTNDYLTALHVAAHCGHYKVAKVLLDKKANPNAKALNGFTPLHIACKKNRIKVMELLLKHGASIQAVTESGLTPIHVAAFMGHVNIVSQLMHHGASPNTTNVRGETALHMAARAGQTEVVRYLVQNGAQVEAKAKDDQTPLHISARLGKADIVQQLLQQGASPNAATTSGYTPLHLSAREGHEDVASVLLDHGASLSIITKKGFTPLHVAAKYGKIEVANLLLQKNASPDASGKSGLTPLHVAAHYDNQKVALLLLDQGASPHASAKNGYTPLHIAAKKNQMDIATTLLEYGADANAVTRQGIAPLHLASQDGHVDMVSLLLARSANVSLSNKSGLTPLHLAAQEDRVNVAEVLVNQGAAVDAQTKMGYTPLHVGCHYGNIKIVNFLLQHSAKVNAKTKNGYTPLHQAAQQGHTHIINVLLQHGAAPNELTVNGNTALAIAKRLGYISVVDTLKVVTEETMTTITVTEKHKMNVPETMNEVLDMSDDEVRKANAPEILSDAEYLSDVEEAGEDAMTGDTDKYLGPQDLKELGDDSLPAEGYMGFSLGARSASLRSFSSDRSYTLNRSSYARDSMMIEELLVPAKDQHLTFQREFDSDSLRHYSWAADTLDNVNLVSSPIHSGFLVSFMVDARGGSMRGSRHHGMRIIIPPRKCTAPTRITCRLVKRHKLASPPPMVEGEGLASRLVEMGPAGAQFLGKLHLPKSPPPLNEGESMVSRILQLGPQGTKFIGPVIVEIPHFGSMRGKERELIVLRSENGETWKEHQYDSKHEDLTEILNGMDEELDSAEELEKKRICRIVTKDFPQYFAVVSRIKQESNQIGPEGGVLSSTTVPRVQAAFPEGALTKRIRVGLQAQPVPEEIVKKILGNKATFSPIVTVEPRRRKFHKPITMTIPVPPPSGEGVTNGYKGDTTPSLRLLCSITGGTSPAQWEDITGTTPLTFSNDCVSFTTNVSARFWLADCHQVLETVGLATQLYRELICVPYMAKFVIFAKMNDPVESNLRCFCMTDDKVDKTLEQQENFEEVARSKDIEVLEGKPIYVDCYGNLAPLTKGGQQLVFNFYAFKENRLPFSIKVRDTSQEPCGRLSFLKEPKTTKGLPQTAVCNLNITLPAHKKETESDQDDETEKADRRQNFVSLALLERSAGATRSLPATYSYKPFFSTRPYQSWTTAPITVPGQTKSGFTSLSSSSSNTPTASPLKSIWSVSSTSPIKSTLGASTTSSVKSVSDVASPIRSFRTISSPIKTVVSQPPYNMQVTSGSFIRAPAVTEAASLKGLASTTTFPSRTSPVTTAGSLLERSSITMTPPASPKSNINMYSSSLPLKSVITSASSLLSSPLKSVVSPAKSAVDAVSSTKVMMASSLSSPAKHVAGHTDVPLLNGSVSPLKYPSSANLINGSKAAGVFQDKISAAAHSATCAANAVADTAERVFSTATTMSFSPLRSFVSSAPSAFQSMRTPPAGALYTALGSISATTSSVTSSTITVPVYSVVNVLSEPALKKLPESSSLTKSAAALLSPIKTLTTEARTQPTFTRTSSPIKSSLFLAPSALKLSTPSSLSSSQEILKDVAEMKEDLIRMTAILQTDVAEDKPFQPDIPKEGRIDDEEPFKIVEKVKEDLVKVSEILKKDVCLESKGSAKVPKSDQGHLSEDDWVEFSTEEIDEARQQALTSPPISVPEKVQIKTKTMSEKDYSLSKVIDYLANDIGSSSLTNIKYKFEEGKKEGEERQKRILKPAIALQEHKLKMPPASMRPSTSEKELCKIADSFFGTDTILESPDDFSQHDQDKSPLSDSGFETRSEKTPSAPQSAESTGPKPLFHDVPIPPVITETRTEVVHVIRSYEPSSEDIPEQKAEELPASKPSPTFMELEQKPSGSIKEKVKAFQMKASGSEEDDHKCVLGKGVRVKEETHITTTTRMVYHKPPCTESTSERIEETMSVHDIMKAFQSGRDPSKELAGLFEHKSSVTPDVSKSAETSPQHAEKDSKMKPKLERIIEVHIEQGNQAEPTEVIIRETKKHPEKEMYVYQKDLPRGDINLKELEKHDAFPCSDEQGQQEEEELTAEESLPSYLESSRVNTPVSQEEDSRPSSAQLMSDDSYKTLKLLSQHSVEYHDDELSELRGESYRFAEKMLLSEKLDVSHSDTEESVTDHALPLSVELQGTDKRCREKVATAPKKEIISKIYKDVSENGVGKMSKEDHYDKVTVLHYTGDVSSHKHAMWMRFTEDRLDRGREKLIYEDRVDRTVKEAEEKLTEVSQFFRDKTEKLNDELQSPEKKQHKKNGKEIHSSQSSASSSPEKVLLSELPSSGDDWSKVKQYAHDGKCFPKVDERKASSLPSSPEKRIYVQPAEDSKRTMEHKGSAQQTGVPETGFQLKQSKLSSIRLKFEQGISPRSKDVTQEEKKLDGQSKIPVKKLQESKLPVYQSYSREKHAKQIEVIDGSTALQKEVKIQEDLVPGKGKAVEDSRASDTQRTEMRKGVAECISEPRAKDLVYGSDSTAKGHWDKKIYRTWESPGTSNHKTQKEKLSHVLVPDTVKENHVDHAESKTDQKSEFITVTEHKVASNGIHSEEVKELTVKSPSKRVLYREFVVREGERNGEVADKVSKRKEEIAVSHIPVRIVEEKRAMLDGVYELSAKVSQSAVIQEKVERQIDYVEDEKVKHSEIRKVTKQQSSIGLSPPAEETELSPSKSPDSLECSPGKEFPSSDIADPGASDYLNKVAPLVSTEGVKEIKTLPVYVSFVQVGKQYEKEVQQGSIKKIVSQESKTVQETRGTFYTARQQKQPPSPQGSPEDDTLEQVSFIDSSGKSPLTPETPSSEEVSYEFTSKTPDSLIAYIPGKPSPIPEVSEESEEEAEAKTTSVKQAEVEEPQIDKTLPNLINKDSNKRPKGNRVAYIEFPPPPPLDADQGESEKKPHYSTESEMEMTEVNLQDEHDKCQLAEPVIRVQPPSPVPPGADVSDSSDDESLYQPVPLKKYTFKLKELEDDHKETSKPKAPEKIEKQKELGHPTSGKPNEFDNGVDSPQNDVVQNGSNNDQSVTECSIATTAEFSHDTDATEIDSLDGYDLQDEDDGLTESDSKLAGPAVETKKDVWTTEGILKQTDRCFSQSKLEVIEEEGKVGPEEDKTPSKGPSSDKAGDKSDKKSGAQFFSLEGRHPDRTVFPDSYFSYKVDEEFATPFKTVATKSLDFDPWSNNRGDDEVFETKSREDEAKPFGLAVEDRSQATTPDTTPARTPTDESTPTSEPNPFPFHEGKMFEMTRSGAIDMSKRDFVEERLQFFQIGPQSPCERTDIRMAIVADHLGLSWTELARELNFSVDEINQIRVENPNSLIAQSFMLLKKWVTRDGKNATTDALTSVLTKINRIDIVTLLEGPIFDYGNISGTRSFADENNVFHDPIDGWQPDSSSVSEAPTSGRRIGGSLLDRLDESSDQCRDSVTSYVKGEAGKPETNGSLSESTSEAKTKSYIQEALNDVGKHSDKETLKTKSQISTGTDEQTLSSAAYQKSLEETSKPTTEGSKTSVPVSVKKMGWSTSEDGKPRTSIQEEEGAVMSEQKGEEAKNIPGESVTEEQFTDEEGNVITRKITRKVVRRVVIPHERKVGEMQGEAYKVKTKKEVRHVEKKSYS